Proteins from one Celeribacter indicus genomic window:
- a CDS encoding WGR domain-containing protein, whose amino-acid sequence MFVRLEKIDPAKRQRRFYEMTVGRDLFGEWCLVREWGRIGAAGGRRRVDRPGSRDAAEAALGLLSGRKRRRGYRLSRAAPGGSENNT is encoded by the coding sequence ATGTTCGTTCGCCTCGAGAAGATCGACCCCGCGAAACGCCAGCGGCGGTTCTACGAGATGACCGTCGGGCGGGACCTGTTCGGGGAGTGGTGCCTGGTGCGCGAATGGGGCCGGATCGGCGCGGCCGGCGGGCGGCGCCGGGTGGACCGGCCGGGGTCGCGCGATGCGGCGGAGGCGGCGTTGGGCCTTCTGTCCGGCCGCAAGCGGCGGCGCGGCTACCGCCTGAGCCGGGCGGCGCCGGGCGGATCGGAAAATAATACATAA
- a CDS encoding sugar ABC transporter ATP-binding protein has product METVLELRGATKDFRGVYAIRDIDLKLGRGEVHAILGENGAGKSTLMKALAGVHQLSAGEILMEGAPVTMTSPSAALKQGIAMVFQETNLVGSMTVAQNIYLGEEKFLNRLRGLNIRAQTYLLSMNFDVDPTALVSTLGAAQRQMVEVARATHHTAKVIIFDEPTATLTPEEKHHFFGLLRRLKARGVSILFITHALEEALAHSDRITVLRDGRKVAEGAAAEFDRDRVIQAMVGRGLSGELYGARKGVELPIRKAGRKLLSVDNLSMGKIVRNSSFSVYGGQVTGMFGLVGSGRTETMKIVAGAFKRNFFHGGEVRLDGRPVRYRVPRGAMRDGIVYVTEDRKLDGFFETMSIRDNILAGRLAQGSNPLSLVSMAQAQELAQHWTKALDIRAIDPSSKVIELSGGNQQKVVIAKALVQKPRLVIFDEPTRGVDVGSIVEIHGLVNRLADEGIAVVLISSYLPEILSLSDRILVARQGQIVEEMNAAEATEERIMYAAVH; this is encoded by the coding sequence ATGGAGACCGTTCTCGAACTCAGGGGCGCGACGAAGGATTTCCGCGGCGTCTACGCGATCCGCGACATCGACCTGAAACTCGGCCGCGGCGAGGTCCATGCGATCCTCGGGGAGAACGGCGCGGGCAAGTCGACGCTGATGAAGGCGCTTGCGGGCGTGCATCAGCTCAGCGCGGGCGAGATCCTCATGGAGGGCGCGCCGGTGACGATGACCTCGCCCTCCGCCGCGCTGAAACAGGGCATCGCGATGGTGTTCCAGGAGACGAACCTGGTCGGTTCGATGACCGTGGCGCAGAACATCTACCTGGGCGAGGAGAAATTCCTCAACCGCCTGCGCGGCCTCAACATCCGGGCGCAGACCTATCTGCTGTCGATGAATTTCGACGTCGATCCCACCGCGCTGGTGAGCACGCTCGGCGCGGCGCAGCGGCAGATGGTCGAGGTCGCGCGCGCCACCCACCACACGGCGAAGGTGATCATCTTCGACGAACCGACCGCGACGCTCACGCCGGAGGAGAAGCACCATTTCTTCGGCCTGCTCCGGCGGCTGAAGGCGCGGGGCGTGTCGATCCTCTTCATCACCCATGCGCTCGAGGAGGCGCTGGCCCATTCCGACCGGATCACCGTCCTGCGCGACGGCCGCAAGGTCGCGGAGGGGGCCGCCGCCGAATTCGACCGCGACAGGGTCATTCAGGCGATGGTCGGGCGCGGCCTGTCCGGCGAGCTCTACGGCGCGCGCAAGGGGGTCGAGCTTCCGATCCGCAAGGCGGGGCGGAAGCTGCTGAGCGTCGACAACCTGTCGATGGGAAAGATCGTGCGCAACAGCTCCTTCTCCGTCTATGGCGGGCAGGTGACGGGAATGTTCGGGCTGGTCGGATCGGGCCGCACCGAGACGATGAAGATCGTCGCCGGCGCCTTCAAGCGCAATTTCTTCCACGGCGGCGAGGTCCGGCTCGACGGCCGTCCCGTCCGCTACCGCGTGCCGCGCGGGGCGATGCGCGACGGCATCGTCTATGTCACCGAGGACCGCAAGCTCGACGGGTTCTTCGAGACCATGTCGATCCGCGACAACATCCTCGCCGGCCGGCTCGCGCAAGGCTCCAATCCCCTGTCCCTCGTGTCGATGGCACAGGCGCAGGAGCTTGCGCAGCACTGGACGAAGGCGCTCGACATTCGCGCGATCGACCCGTCCTCGAAGGTGATCGAACTGTCGGGGGGCAACCAGCAGAAGGTGGTGATCGCCAAGGCGCTGGTGCAGAAGCCGCGGCTCGTGATCTTCGACGAGCCGACGCGCGGGGTGGACGTGGGGTCGATCGTGGAGATCCACGGGCTCGTCAACCGGCTCGCGGACGAGGGCATCGCGGTGGTGCTGATCTCCTCCTACCTGCCGGAGATCCTGTCGCTTTCCGACCGCATCCTCGTGGCGCGGCAGGGCCAGATCGTCGAGGAGATGAACGCGGCGGAGGCCACGGAGGAAAGGATCATGTACGCGGCGGTGCACTGA
- a CDS encoding aromatic ring-hydroxylating oxygenase subunit alpha produces the protein MRDTVDIQELVERRESYRSLEAPFYNSPDIFALDIEAIFGRNWIFVAVEPELPEPGDCVTVEVGGASILLLRGDDEEIRGFHNVCRHRGAKLVDEKSTTIGNIVCRYHGWTYNEDGELILAEHMGKDFDKSCHGLRPVHVRSVAGLVFICLAKEAPGDIEDLAKTMEPYLLPHDIRNCKVAFQSDLIEEGNWKLTLENNRECYHCEGNHPQLTVPLSEFGFGFSPDEVDERRSADVAKYAEDVKANHARWESCGLPSAEEEHLSNVTGFRTMRLPLMWEGESHTLDTKVASKKLLGDFTDAKLGGLSFWTHPNSWHHFMSDHVVTFSVLPLSADRTLVRTTWLVHKDAIEGQDYNLDNLTQVWTYTNQQDADLVRLAQLGTRQPAYRPGPYSQFTEPHVEAFCAWYIARLGDHFAKPNAQMAAE, from the coding sequence ATGCGTGATACCGTCGACATTCAGGAGCTCGTGGAGCGCCGCGAGAGCTACAGGAGCCTCGAGGCGCCGTTCTACAATTCACCGGACATCTTCGCGCTCGACATCGAGGCGATCTTTGGCAGGAACTGGATCTTCGTTGCCGTCGAACCGGAACTTCCGGAGCCGGGCGATTGCGTCACCGTCGAGGTCGGCGGCGCCTCGATCCTGCTGCTGCGCGGGGATGACGAGGAGATCCGCGGCTTCCACAACGTCTGCCGCCACCGCGGCGCGAAGCTCGTGGACGAGAAATCCACGACGATCGGCAACATCGTCTGCCGGTACCACGGCTGGACCTACAACGAGGATGGCGAGCTGATCCTCGCCGAGCACATGGGCAAGGATTTCGACAAGTCCTGTCACGGGCTGCGTCCCGTCCATGTGCGCTCCGTCGCCGGTCTCGTCTTCATCTGCCTCGCAAAGGAGGCGCCGGGCGATATCGAGGATCTGGCGAAGACGATGGAGCCCTACCTGCTGCCGCATGACATCCGCAACTGCAAGGTGGCCTTCCAGTCCGACCTGATCGAGGAGGGCAACTGGAAGCTGACGCTCGAGAACAACCGCGAGTGCTACCATTGCGAGGGCAATCACCCGCAGCTCACCGTGCCGCTGTCCGAATTCGGCTTCGGCTTCTCGCCCGACGAGGTGGACGAGCGCCGGTCGGCGGATGTGGCGAAATATGCCGAGGACGTGAAGGCGAACCATGCCCGCTGGGAATCCTGCGGCCTGCCCTCGGCGGAGGAGGAGCACCTGTCGAACGTGACGGGGTTCCGCACCATGCGCCTGCCGCTGATGTGGGAGGGGGAATCGCACACGCTCGACACCAAGGTGGCGTCGAAGAAGCTGCTCGGCGATTTCACCGACGCAAAGCTCGGCGGGCTGAGTTTCTGGACCCATCCGAATTCCTGGCACCATTTCATGAGCGATCATGTCGTGACCTTCTCCGTGCTGCCGCTCTCGGCGGACCGCACGCTGGTGCGGACCACCTGGCTCGTGCACAAGGACGCGATCGAGGGGCAGGATTACAACCTCGACAACCTCACGCAGGTCTGGACCTATACCAACCAGCAGGATGCCGATCTCGTCCGCCTCGCGCAGCTCGGCACCCGGCAGCCGGCCTATCGTCCCGGCCCCTATTCGCAGTTCACCGAACCGCATGTGGAGGCGTTCTGCGCCTGGTACATCGCGCGCCTCGGGGATCATTTCGCCAAACCCAACGCACAGATGGCGGCGGAATGA
- a CDS encoding sarcosine oxidase subunit beta family protein — protein sequence MTRFNAFTLLKNAVTGHRNWTEQWPDSEPKAEYDVVIVGAGGHGLGTAYYLAKEHGITNVAVIDKGWLGGGNTGRNTTIIRSNYLYDESARLFDHAVDLWEGLSQELNYNVMYSRRGCLMLAHNVHDVQSFKRHIHANRLNGVDNRWLTTEECKEYCPPLNISKEARYPVMGGALQERAGTARHDAVAWGYARGAAARGVDIIQNCPVTAIRRNPDGSVAGVETAKGFIRAKKVAVSAAGHTSVVMQTAGVRLPLESYPLQALVSEPVKPCFPCVVMSNAVHAYISQSDKGELVIGSGTDQYTSYSQRGGLPLIEHTIAAITEVFPVFNRMRMLRKWGGIVDVTPDRSAIISKTPVQGLYVNCGWGTGGFKATPGAAHTFAWTVAKDEPHPINAPFTLERFRTGRLIDEAAAAAVAH from the coding sequence ATGACTCGCTTCAACGCATTCACCCTTTTGAAAAATGCCGTGACCGGGCACAGGAACTGGACCGAGCAATGGCCGGACAGCGAGCCCAAGGCCGAATATGACGTCGTCATCGTCGGCGCGGGCGGTCATGGCCTCGGCACGGCCTATTACCTCGCCAAGGAGCACGGCATCACCAATGTCGCGGTGATCGACAAAGGCTGGCTCGGCGGCGGGAACACCGGGCGGAACACGACGATCATCCGCTCGAACTACCTCTACGACGAAAGCGCGCGGCTGTTCGACCATGCCGTCGACCTGTGGGAGGGGCTGAGCCAGGAACTGAACTACAACGTGATGTATTCGCGCCGCGGTTGCCTGATGCTGGCGCATAACGTGCATGACGTGCAGAGCTTCAAGCGGCACATCCATGCCAACCGGCTCAACGGCGTCGACAACCGCTGGCTGACCACCGAGGAATGCAAGGAGTATTGTCCGCCGCTCAACATCTCGAAGGAGGCGCGCTATCCGGTGATGGGCGGTGCGCTTCAGGAACGGGCGGGCACGGCGCGGCATGATGCGGTCGCCTGGGGCTATGCCCGCGGCGCGGCGGCGCGGGGCGTGGACATCATCCAGAACTGCCCGGTGACGGCGATCCGGCGCAACCCGGACGGCTCCGTGGCGGGCGTCGAGACCGCGAAGGGCTTCATCCGCGCGAAGAAGGTCGCCGTCTCCGCCGCCGGGCATACCTCCGTCGTGATGCAGACCGCGGGCGTGCGCCTGCCGCTCGAGAGCTATCCGCTCCAGGCGCTCGTCTCCGAGCCGGTGAAGCCCTGCTTCCCCTGCGTCGTGATGTCGAACGCGGTCCATGCCTATATCAGCCAGTCCGACAAGGGCGAGCTGGTGATCGGCTCGGGCACCGACCAGTATACGAGCTACAGCCAGCGCGGCGGCCTGCCGCTGATCGAGCACACGATCGCCGCGATCACCGAGGTCTTTCCGGTCTTCAACCGCATGCGGATGCTGCGCAAATGGGGCGGCATCGTGGATGTGACGCCGGACCGCTCCGCGATCATCTCGAAGACGCCGGTGCAGGGGCTCTATGTCAACTGCGGCTGGGGCACGGGCGGGTTCAAGGCGACGCCGGGCGCCGCGCATACCTTTGCCTGGACCGTCGCGAAGGACGAACCCCATCCGATCAACGCCCCCTTCACCCTGGAGCGGTTCCGCACCGGCCGCCTCATCGACGAGGCCGCCGCGGCCGCCGTGGCGCATTGA
- a CDS encoding sarcosine oxidase subunit delta: MLLIHCPYCGETLPEAEFAYAGEAHVARPEAPASQTDEEWESYLFIRTNVRGPHYERWRHVHGCGRFFNAVRDTVSDRFHTTYKAGDPRPDLSALLEEQK, from the coding sequence ATGCTTTTGATCCATTGCCCCTATTGCGGGGAAACCCTGCCGGAAGCCGAATTCGCCTATGCCGGCGAGGCGCATGTGGCGCGTCCCGAGGCGCCGGCGTCGCAGACCGATGAGGAATGGGAAAGCTACCTGTTCATCCGCACCAACGTGAGGGGGCCGCATTACGAACGCTGGCGCCATGTCCACGGCTGCGGGCGGTTCTTCAACGCGGTGCGCGACACGGTGAGCGATCGCTTCCACACCACCTACAAGGCGGGCGATCCGCGTCCCGACCTCTCGGCACTCCTGGAGGAGCAGAAATGA
- a CDS encoding hybrid-cluster NAD(P)-dependent oxidoreductase, whose amino-acid sequence MTRTATPDSAQGGKVQREETFTEATRVPLWDPEHDDVLVCRQVRQETHDVKTFVFSAREPRTFQFSPGQYMTFELPVEGMLTRSYTISASAARPYRISITVKRVPGRPGSNWLHDYMVPGKEVNVSGPSGDFTTDATKDEKLLFISAGSGITPLMSMTRTACDLAEPKDLHFVHAARTPQDIIFRRELELLASQNAGLRLAFTCETSSASDSWGGFVGRLNLTMLGLMSPDFMNRKVFCCGPGPFMDCVRTMLAEAGFDMSRYYEESFDFGVLTATPIPEPTVAPEISGQTYRISFPKTGHVVECHPGMTILSAAREAGLLPLSSCQRGICGTCKSKLLSGNVDMKHGGGIRKREIEQGKILICCSTPLTDVEVEL is encoded by the coding sequence ATGACCCGGACCGCGACACCCGACAGCGCACAAGGGGGCAAGGTGCAGCGAGAGGAGACTTTCACCGAGGCGACGCGCGTGCCGCTTTGGGATCCCGAACATGACGACGTGCTCGTGTGCCGCCAGGTCCGGCAGGAAACGCATGACGTGAAGACCTTCGTCTTCTCGGCGCGCGAGCCGCGCACCTTCCAGTTCTCGCCGGGCCAATACATGACCTTCGAGCTTCCGGTCGAGGGGATGCTGACGCGGAGCTACACGATCTCCGCCTCCGCCGCGCGCCCCTACCGGATCTCGATCACGGTAAAGCGCGTGCCGGGGCGGCCGGGGTCGAACTGGCTGCACGACTACATGGTGCCGGGCAAGGAGGTGAATGTCTCCGGCCCCTCCGGCGACTTCACCACGGATGCGACCAAGGACGAGAAGCTGCTGTTCATCTCCGCGGGCAGCGGCATCACGCCGCTGATGTCGATGACGCGCACGGCCTGCGACCTCGCCGAGCCGAAGGACCTGCATTTCGTCCATGCCGCGCGCACGCCGCAGGACATCATCTTCCGCCGCGAGCTCGAGCTTCTGGCGAGCCAGAACGCGGGCCTGCGGCTCGCCTTCACCTGCGAGACCTCTTCGGCCTCCGACAGCTGGGGCGGCTTTGTCGGGCGGCTCAACCTGACGATGCTCGGGCTGATGTCGCCGGATTTCATGAACCGCAAGGTCTTCTGCTGCGGTCCGGGGCCCTTCATGGACTGCGTGCGGACCATGCTCGCGGAGGCCGGGTTCGACATGTCGCGCTATTACGAGGAAAGCTTCGATTTCGGCGTGCTCACCGCGACCCCGATCCCGGAGCCGACGGTCGCCCCGGAGATCAGCGGCCAGACCTATCGCATCAGCTTTCCGAAGACCGGCCATGTCGTCGAATGCCATCCCGGCATGACCATCCTGTCGGCGGCGCGCGAGGCGGGGCTCCTGCCCCTGTCCTCCTGCCAGCGCGGGATCTGCGGCACCTGCAAGTCGAAGCTGCTCTCGGGCAATGTCGACATGAAGCACGGCGGCGGCATTCGCAAACGCGAGATCGAGCAGGGCAAGATCCTGATCTGCTGCTCGACCCCCCTGACGGACGTCGAGGTCGAACTCTGA
- a CDS encoding ABC transporter permease, with protein MSATNPLVRLRYRFFPDHVIGEILSKRWSDNAIPFAALVVALVVFGSVNPRMFTAFGLYDIAGQLAEFGLVAIALSLVMISGGIDLSIGSVFALCALTVLTALNVYGLPLSAAAALTLGVGAACGAINGFLIGVLRLRAFLTTLVTLVMFRSVYEMVLPGFATQIVLGMPDSPVWDALGFEALLGLPYTFYISAALAVVWHIVLSRSRPGWHIAAVGGARRSAYNAGIPVRRVLLLTYVSCSMMVAVAAILFGARMTSVGLDTGLGMEISVLTAVILGGTTLGGGRGSVAKALIGSVIVLILTNGLLQLGVIGTVSSLILGVVLLAAVWLDVRWVKNRQKLIDSSYVSPAYIRLADTLDAEDGTAGVFAVNDRLRTVETIGLGEVEGPEDVAVDRAGNVYSGSRHGEIHRWLAPDFRTHEIFAHIGGGTFGMNFDRDDNLVVCVGGMGLYMVTPAREVVKLTDEITRSWNSVIDDSRIRLADDLDIAPDGRIFFSEASIRYTVHDWPVDMIESRGNGRIICYDPRDGSTRTVLRNRIFPNGIVCLPDGQSLLFNETWACRVCRYWFDGPRKGQVEIVLDGLPGYPDNINRASDGNYWVCLVGMRGPVLDMAMTRPGFRRRMTRRIAPANWLYPNINTGCVIKITPDGEVLESLWDRGGVNHPMVTSCKEHEGHLYIGGVSNNRVGRWKIPGADPTWSSPVDYWGERP; from the coding sequence ATGTCCGCCACAAATCCGCTGGTCCGGCTCCGCTACAGGTTCTTTCCCGATCATGTGATCGGGGAGATCCTGTCGAAGCGGTGGTCCGACAACGCGATCCCCTTCGCCGCGCTGGTCGTCGCCCTCGTCGTGTTCGGCAGCGTCAACCCGCGCATGTTCACCGCCTTCGGCCTTTACGATATCGCGGGCCAGCTCGCCGAATTCGGGCTCGTGGCGATCGCGCTGTCGCTGGTGATGATCTCGGGCGGCATCGACCTGTCGATCGGCTCGGTCTTTGCGCTCTGCGCGCTGACCGTGCTGACGGCGCTCAACGTCTACGGGCTTCCGCTGTCCGCGGCGGCCGCGCTGACGCTCGGCGTCGGGGCCGCCTGCGGGGCGATCAACGGCTTTCTCATCGGCGTGCTGCGGCTCCGGGCCTTCCTGACCACGCTGGTGACGCTGGTCATGTTCCGGTCGGTCTACGAGATGGTGCTGCCGGGCTTTGCCACGCAGATCGTGCTCGGCATGCCCGACTCGCCGGTCTGGGACGCGCTCGGCTTCGAAGCGCTGCTCGGCCTGCCCTATACGTTCTACATCTCCGCCGCGCTCGCCGTCGTCTGGCACATCGTGCTGTCGCGCTCGCGGCCGGGCTGGCACATCGCGGCGGTGGGGGGTGCGCGGCGCTCGGCCTATAACGCGGGGATCCCGGTGCGGCGCGTGCTGCTGCTGACCTATGTGTCGTGCAGCATGATGGTCGCGGTGGCCGCCATCCTGTTCGGCGCGCGGATGACGAGCGTCGGGCTCGACACCGGGCTCGGCATGGAAATCTCCGTGCTCACGGCCGTGATCCTCGGCGGCACGACGCTCGGCGGCGGGCGCGGTTCGGTCGCCAAGGCGCTGATCGGCTCGGTGATCGTGCTCATCCTCACCAACGGGCTGTTGCAGCTCGGGGTGATCGGCACGGTTTCCTCGCTGATCCTCGGCGTCGTCCTTCTTGCGGCGGTCTGGCTCGACGTGCGCTGGGTCAAGAACCGGCAGAAGCTGATCGACAGTTCCTATGTCTCCCCCGCCTATATCCGCCTCGCCGACACGCTCGACGCGGAGGACGGGACGGCGGGCGTCTTTGCCGTCAACGACAGGCTGCGCACGGTGGAGACCATCGGCCTCGGCGAGGTCGAGGGGCCGGAGGACGTGGCCGTGGACCGCGCCGGCAACGTCTATTCCGGGTCGCGCCACGGCGAAATCCACCGCTGGCTCGCGCCGGACTTCAGGACGCATGAAATCTTCGCCCATATCGGCGGCGGCACCTTCGGGATGAATTTCGACAGGGACGACAACCTCGTGGTCTGTGTCGGCGGCATGGGCCTCTACATGGTCACGCCGGCGCGCGAGGTGGTGAAGCTCACCGACGAGATCACGCGGAGCTGGAATTCCGTCATCGACGACAGCCGCATCCGGCTGGCCGACGATCTCGACATCGCGCCGGACGGGCGGATCTTCTTCTCCGAGGCGTCGATCCGCTACACGGTCCACGACTGGCCGGTCGACATGATCGAGAGCCGGGGCAACGGGCGGATCATCTGTTACGACCCGCGCGACGGCTCGACGAGGACGGTGCTGCGCAACCGGATCTTTCCCAACGGGATCGTCTGTCTGCCGGACGGCCAGTCGCTGCTGTTCAACGAGACCTGGGCCTGCCGCGTCTGCCGCTACTGGTTCGACGGGCCGCGGAAGGGGCAGGTGGAGATCGTGCTCGACGGGCTTCCGGGCTATCCCGACAACATCAACCGCGCCTCGGACGGCAATTACTGGGTCTGTCTCGTGGGGATGCGCGGGCCGGTGCTCGACATGGCGATGACGCGGCCGGGCTTTCGCCGCCGCATGACCCGCCGGATCGCCCCGGCGAACTGGCTCTATCCCAACATCAACACCGGCTGCGTCATCAAGATCACGCCCGACGGCGAGGTGCTCGAATCGCTGTGGGACAGGGGCGGGGTCAATCATCCGATGGTGACCTCCTGCAAGGAACACGAGGGCCATCTCTATATCGGCGGGGTCAGCAACAACCGCGTCGGCCGCTGGAAGATCCCCGGTGCGGACCCGACCTGGTCGAGCCCGGTCGACTATTGGGGAGAGAGACCATGA
- a CDS encoding BCCT family transporter produces the protein MTDTRNLSGPAETPPDPVPEGLIETDYNLGQDNIEGSIGPVAFDVHNPVFAISALSVIAFVIYTLAFPAQANEVFTALFSFATKGFDWFFLGAADIFVILCLVVVVSPYGKIRLGGRDAVPDFSYASWFSMLFAAGMGIGLMFYGVSEPLSHFSSSLGGVAVGADGLRTDWAPLGAAATQEEAVRLGMAASIFHWALHPWAIYAIVALSLALFSYNKGLPLTIRSVFYPIFGERVWGWPGHIIDILAVFATLFGLATSLGLGAAQANSGFNKLFGMPIGPGWQVVLIVAITAIALFSVIRGLEAGVKLLSEINMGVAVLLLVFVLIAGPTLLLASDTLEFLGAYLQYLPALSNPVGREDVNFMQGWTSFYWAWWISWSPFVGMFIARVSRGRTVREFIISVLLIPSLVCVIWMSIFGGEAISQVVREGYTAVQEAELPLQLFAMLDALPLAGITSLIGIVLVVVFFVTSSDSGSLVIDTIAAGGKVDAPMPQRVFWCVFEGVVAIVLLLSAGGLSSLQSMVISTGLLFTVVLLVMCVAIWRGLASEPR, from the coding sequence ATGACTGACACACGCAACCTGTCCGGACCGGCGGAGACCCCGCCCGATCCCGTCCCGGAGGGACTGATCGAAACGGACTACAATCTCGGCCAGGACAATATCGAGGGCAGCATCGGTCCCGTCGCCTTCGACGTCCACAACCCGGTCTTCGCGATCTCCGCCCTCTCCGTCATCGCCTTCGTGATCTACACGCTGGCCTTCCCGGCGCAGGCGAACGAGGTGTTCACGGCGCTGTTCTCCTTTGCCACCAAGGGGTTCGACTGGTTCTTCCTCGGTGCGGCCGATATCTTCGTCATCCTCTGCCTCGTCGTCGTGGTCAGCCCCTATGGCAAGATCCGGCTCGGCGGCCGCGACGCGGTGCCGGATTTCAGCTATGCGAGCTGGTTTTCCATGCTCTTTGCCGCGGGCATGGGCATCGGGCTCATGTTCTACGGCGTCTCCGAACCGCTCAGCCATTTTTCCTCCTCGCTGGGCGGAGTGGCCGTGGGCGCGGATGGCCTGCGCACGGACTGGGCCCCGCTCGGCGCCGCGGCGACGCAGGAGGAGGCGGTCCGGCTCGGCATGGCCGCCTCGATCTTCCACTGGGCGCTGCACCCCTGGGCGATCTATGCCATCGTGGCGCTGAGCCTTGCGCTTTTCTCCTACAACAAGGGCCTTCCGCTCACGATCCGCTCCGTCTTCTACCCGATCTTCGGGGAGCGCGTCTGGGGCTGGCCGGGGCATATCATCGACATTCTTGCGGTCTTCGCGACGCTCTTCGGGCTCGCCACCTCGCTCGGCCTCGGGGCCGCGCAGGCGAATTCGGGCTTCAACAAGCTCTTTGGAATGCCGATCGGCCCCGGCTGGCAGGTGGTGCTGATCGTCGCGATCACCGCCATCGCGCTGTTTTCCGTCATCCGCGGCCTCGAGGCGGGGGTGAAGCTGCTTTCGGAGATCAACATGGGTGTGGCGGTCCTGCTGCTGGTCTTCGTGCTGATCGCGGGACCGACGCTGCTGCTCGCGAGCGACACGCTCGAATTCCTCGGCGCCTATCTGCAATATCTCCCGGCGCTGTCGAATCCGGTGGGTCGCGAGGACGTCAACTTCATGCAGGGCTGGACGTCGTTCTACTGGGCCTGGTGGATTTCCTGGTCGCCCTTCGTGGGCATGTTCATCGCGCGTGTCTCCCGCGGGCGGACGGTGCGCGAATTCATCATCTCCGTGCTGCTCATCCCCTCGCTCGTCTGCGTGATCTGGATGTCGATCTTCGGCGGCGAGGCGATCAGCCAGGTCGTGCGCGAGGGCTACACCGCCGTGCAGGAGGCCGAGCTGCCGCTCCAGCTCTTCGCGATGCTCGACGCGCTGCCGCTGGCGGGGATCACCTCGCTCATCGGAATCGTGCTCGTGGTCGTCTTCTTCGTCACCTCGTCGGATTCCGGCTCGCTGGTGATCGACACCATCGCCGCCGGTGGCAAGGTCGATGCGCCGATGCCCCAGCGCGTCTTCTGGTGCGTGTTCGAAGGCGTGGTCGCGATCGTGCTGCTGCTTTCGGCCGGCGGGCTGTCGTCGCTTCAGTCCATGGTGATCTCCACCGGGCTGCTGTTCACCGTCGTGCTTCTGGTGATGTGCGTGGCGATCTGGCGCGGGCTGGCGAGCGAGCCGCGCTGA
- a CDS encoding sugar ABC transporter substrate-binding protein, translating into MKFTASLAGALALGLATGPALAQQEMTSQTRDAYLAAVEGKRVVYIPMSMTTDLVLTWHAFLKRQADELGYTLDVRDPNWSAEAGARALTQAIGEQPDLIVLQNPDIQAYARLIQRATKAGIKVVQLNMESLTQSDAYVGADWVGIGRRAGEAVAERCSGGNGPSNKVAVVSGVPTAPVDLFQLKGFRDALAEAGSDVEIVSEQAAGYDPSKARAITASVLQQHEDLCAVFGVWDGQDSGIGAAVKEAGVADQVFVVTSGGGASTSCERVEDGSFDMFIEYDARMQGQALNTLVSAFLQDDAPAGEKKLVYYSPNFVVTPETLTPSSCFTVGAGE; encoded by the coding sequence ATGAAATTCACTGCCAGTCTCGCCGGGGCGCTCGCGCTCGGCCTCGCCACCGGACCCGCGCTCGCGCAGCAGGAAATGACCAGCCAGACCCGCGACGCCTATCTCGCGGCGGTCGAGGGCAAGCGCGTCGTCTATATTCCCATGAGCATGACGACCGATCTCGTGCTGACATGGCACGCCTTTCTGAAGCGGCAGGCCGACGAGCTCGGCTATACGCTCGACGTGCGCGATCCGAACTGGAGCGCGGAGGCGGGGGCGCGGGCGTTGACCCAGGCGATCGGCGAACAGCCCGATCTCATCGTGCTGCAAAACCCCGACATCCAGGCCTATGCGCGCCTGATCCAGCGGGCGACGAAGGCGGGGATCAAGGTGGTCCAGCTCAATATGGAATCGCTGACGCAATCGGACGCCTATGTGGGCGCGGACTGGGTCGGGATCGGGCGGCGCGCGGGGGAGGCCGTGGCCGAGCGCTGTTCCGGGGGCAACGGGCCCTCCAACAAGGTGGCGGTGGTGTCCGGCGTGCCGACGGCGCCCGTGGACCTGTTCCAGCTCAAGGGGTTCCGCGATGCGCTCGCGGAGGCCGGGTCGGATGTGGAGATCGTCTCCGAACAGGCGGCGGGCTACGATCCGAGCAAGGCGCGGGCGATCACCGCCTCGGTGCTTCAGCAGCATGAGGATCTCTGCGCCGTGTTCGGCGTCTGGGACGGGCAGGATTCGGGCATCGGCGCCGCCGTCAAGGAGGCGGGTGTCGCCGATCAGGTCTTTGTCGTGACCTCGGGGGGCGGTGCCTCCACCTCCTGCGAGCGGGTCGAGGACGGCAGTTTCGACATGTTCATCGAATATGACGCGCGGATGCAGGGGCAGGCGCTGAACACGCTGGTCTCCGCCTTCCTCCAGGACGACGCCCCGGCGGGCGAGAAGAAGCTGGTCTACTATTCGCCCAACTTCGTCGTCACGCCGGAGACGCTGACCCCGTCCTCCTGTTTCACCGTCGGCGCGGGCGAGTGA